Genomic segment of Candidatus Aminicenantes bacterium:
ACGGCGAGATCCGCAAGGAAACGCTCCTGCTCCTGATGCGGATGGGGGTCCCGTCGGAATACGACCATCACGAAGTGGCCCACGGCCAACACGAGATCGACCTGCGCTTCGCCTCGGCCCTCGAGATGGCCGATATCGTCATGCTCGTCCGTTACCTGGTCAAGCGGGTGGCCCGGACGCACGGCCTCTACGCGACCTTCATGCCCAAGCCGATCAACGGCCAGAACGGCAGCGGCATGCACGTCCACCAGTCGCTCTGGAAGGGAGGCAAGAACGCCTTCTTCGACGGCCGGGATCCCTACGGCCTCTCGGCCGCCGCCCACGCCTACACCGCCGGCTTGATGGCCCACGCCCGCGAGACCTCGGCCGTGTTCAGCCAATGGGCCGTGTCCTACAAGCGGCTGATCCTGGGCTACGAGGCGCCGGTTTACATCGCCTGGGGCCAGCGCAACCGCTCGGCCTACATCCGGATTCCCCGCTATCAGCCCGGCAAGGAGAAGGCCACCCGGATCGAGCTCCGCTCGCCCGACCCCGGCTGCAATGTCTACCTGGCTTTCGCGACCATGCTGGCAGCCGGACTGGACGGGATCCGCAGCCGCCTGCCCCTGCCCGAGGCGGTCGAGGAGAACATCTACGAGATGAGCGGAGCCCAACAGAAGAGGCACCATATCTCCAATCTGCCCCGCGACCTGGAAGAAGCCGTCAAGCTGATGGAGAAAAGCCCGCTCGTCCGGGCGACCCTGGGCGACCACATCTTCGCCAAGTTCATCGCCAACAAGCGGCAGGAGATCGAGGACTACCGCAAGAACGTGGGGGCC
This window contains:
- a CDS encoding glutamine synthetase family protein, translating into MPTIKKGPAKDFGFADAEEVLRAVRDTSRRIEFIRVLFADILGRPMEFSFPASELESAFKDGKGFDGSSVEGFVRIEESDLVIKPDPTTFRVLPWTYRGAADDTIWREAVMFGDIRTPEGKPSPADSRHVLKRALAGAAKEFGFDGFFIGPELEFFIFPNDREPRPLDQGGYFFAGRHGEIRKETLLLLMRMGVPSEYDHHEVAHGQHEIDLRFASALEMADIVMLVRYLVKRVARTHGLYATFMPKPINGQNGSGMHVHQSLWKGGKNAFFDGRDPYGLSAAAHAYTAGLMAHARETSAVFSQWAVSYKRLILGYEAPVYIAWGQRNRSAYIRIPRYQPGKEKATRIELRSPDPGCNVYLAFATMLAAGLDGIRSRLPLPEAVEENIYEMSGAQQKRHHISNLPRDLEEAVKLMEKSPLVRATLGDHIFAKFIANKRQEIEDYRKNVGAEFDKQVSPYEVERYLPFL